One Plantibacter sp. Leaf314 DNA segment encodes these proteins:
- a CDS encoding DUF559 domain-containing protein, with protein MTIATTFLEPAHGIATVHQLRRLGHTKETLRIAVETGMLIRVRRGWYAAPDAPSDLVRAVRVGGRLSCVSAARWYGWAVPSTSRLHVALPPNAARLRSADERWKRPPAEAREDAVLHWDDWPPAPPRGTLLPMLVESRRQVIGHLVDCQHPEVVGAAMDSFTHLEPALSAALPSWIDALPSQHAERLPRVEPGCHSVLESIARIRLESAGIVGRHQVAIPAVGRVDQVIDGWLVLEWDGREFHDNRDAHEEDRWRDAQLVVQGYRVLRFTYRMVMNDWYVVLGAIRSALDAGPVGPPPQAALRRS; from the coding sequence ATGACGATCGCGACGACCTTCCTCGAGCCCGCTCATGGAATCGCCACCGTCCATCAGCTCCGGCGGCTCGGGCACACGAAGGAGACGCTTCGGATCGCAGTCGAGACAGGGATGTTGATCCGCGTGCGGCGCGGCTGGTACGCGGCGCCGGACGCACCGAGTGACCTGGTGAGGGCTGTGCGAGTCGGGGGCCGACTGAGCTGCGTCTCGGCAGCACGTTGGTATGGCTGGGCCGTGCCGTCGACGTCTCGACTCCATGTCGCGCTGCCGCCGAACGCAGCCCGCCTCCGGTCGGCCGATGAGCGGTGGAAACGTCCGCCGGCCGAGGCCCGCGAGGACGCCGTGCTGCACTGGGACGACTGGCCCCCAGCCCCTCCCCGCGGCACCCTCCTCCCGATGCTTGTCGAATCACGGCGACAGGTGATCGGCCACCTCGTTGACTGCCAGCACCCCGAGGTCGTCGGGGCGGCCATGGACTCGTTCACCCACCTCGAACCCGCCCTGTCCGCAGCACTCCCCTCCTGGATCGACGCACTTCCGTCGCAACACGCTGAGCGGCTACCACGTGTGGAACCGGGTTGCCACAGTGTCCTCGAGAGCATCGCTCGGATCCGCCTCGAGTCCGCTGGCATCGTCGGGCGTCACCAGGTCGCCATCCCGGCTGTCGGCCGGGTCGATCAGGTGATCGACGGATGGCTCGTCCTCGAATGGGATGGTCGTGAGTTCCACGACAATCGCGACGCTCACGAAGAGGACCGCTGGCGGGACGCCCAGTTGGTCGTGCAGGGGTATCGGGTGTTGAGGTTCACGTATCGCATGGTCATGAACGACTGGTACGTCGTCCTGGGTGCCATCCGATCGGCGCTGGATGCTGGTCCTGTCGGCCCACCTCCTCAAGCCGCGCTTCGCCGCTCCTGA
- a CDS encoding carbohydrate ABC transporter permease: MSAVQPIELPIDDSTKKQLEQGERGIEAASRRTKKRLTSRGATIAAVVIAVLWTIPTFGLFVSSFRPEQQVKTTGWWTIFADFQVTIDNYVQVLQAGNSTLNLAGSWVNSIAIAIPATLLPLVIASLAAYAFAWIDFRGKNFLFIMVFALQVVPIQMALVPLLSTFSRGLNVFGLQVGEGLDASGTFAQVWIAHTMFALPLAIFLLHNFVAEIPGEVIEAARVDGAGHGQIFFRIVLPLTMPAIASFAIFQFLWVWNDLLVALIFADGEVAPITKLLAEITGTRGNEWHLLTAGAFISILVPLVVFFALQRYFVRGLLAGSTKG; the protein is encoded by the coding sequence ATGAGTGCTGTGCAGCCGATCGAACTACCGATCGACGACTCCACCAAGAAGCAGCTCGAGCAGGGTGAGCGCGGCATCGAGGCCGCGAGCCGCCGGACGAAGAAGCGCCTCACGAGCCGTGGCGCGACCATCGCCGCGGTCGTGATCGCGGTCCTCTGGACGATCCCGACGTTCGGACTCTTCGTCTCCTCGTTCCGGCCGGAGCAGCAGGTGAAGACCACCGGTTGGTGGACGATCTTCGCCGACTTCCAGGTCACCATCGACAACTACGTGCAGGTGCTCCAGGCGGGTAACTCGACGCTGAACCTGGCGGGGTCGTGGGTCAACTCGATCGCCATCGCCATCCCGGCGACGCTCCTCCCGCTCGTGATCGCGAGCCTCGCGGCGTACGCGTTCGCGTGGATCGACTTCCGTGGCAAGAACTTCCTGTTCATCATGGTGTTCGCCCTGCAGGTCGTGCCGATCCAGATGGCCCTCGTGCCGCTGCTGTCGACGTTCTCCCGTGGGCTGAACGTCTTCGGTCTGCAGGTCGGTGAGGGTCTGGACGCGAGCGGCACGTTCGCGCAGGTGTGGATCGCGCACACCATGTTCGCGCTGCCGCTGGCGATTTTCCTGCTGCACAACTTCGTCGCGGAGATCCCCGGCGAGGTCATCGAGGCGGCCCGGGTGGACGGTGCCGGTCACGGCCAGATCTTCTTCCGGATCGTGCTCCCGCTGACGATGCCGGCCATCGCGTCCTTCGCGATCTTCCAGTTCCTGTGGGTGTGGAACGACCTCCTGGTCGCCCTCATCTTCGCGGACGGTGAAGTCGCGCCGATCACGAAGCTGCTCGCCGAGATCACGGGTACCCGAGGGAACGAGTGGCACCTCCTCACGGCCGGTGCGTTCATCTCGATCCTCGTGCCGCTCGTGGTGTTCTTCGCCCTGCAGCGCTACTTCGTCCGCGGGCTCCTCGCCGGTTCGACGAAGGGCTGA
- a CDS encoding adenylate/guanylate cyclase domain-containing protein, protein MTAAVDAPSGSSPDATAPTDPPGPPIPPAPSSAARSRGLGRGRFGRPGFSIQSKLLVMLLIVSVGASVVTGIVGYLSGSDSLRQASFERLTEVRESRAREITNYYEQTRDSLVVYTRGTTVVDAMNGFHDAFHELEEQPEDPARSASVTSFYEDTFAPELAERTGDEADPSAFIPTNPAETYLQSVYTPEDLDYDTAITVDDAGDGSAWSAVHARYHDYFREIIDRFGYEDALLIDDEGDVVYSAYKGPDLGTNVLTGPYRGGVLEDGFTAALRSNAIDYVGITDFERYQPSLNVPTQWIFSPVGENGRIDGVMALQVPIEAINDIMTGSGEWEQDGLGQTGETYLAGPDQLMRSTSRLLIEDPEAYERTAIAAGTPPETAARAVAVAGTIQIQPTRTVSVERALAGETGTTIGRGYLGEENLTAYTPVDIDGLQWVLVARIDSAEAFAPVTDFTRNLIISVLAIIVVVSLLSLLLAQVFARPVRSLVGAVRRVAGGDYSVEVPNTRRDEFGDLGAAFNDMSRSLRVKQELIDEQRAENERLLLTLMPATVAKRYKEGEETISEVHQDVSVIFADLVGFDDLTRGLDSERELSLLNGLVRSFDEAAERLGIEQVRTLREGYLASCGLIVPRVDNVRRTLDFALEMRTIVERFNAQHQANLTLRVGVDAGVVTSGLVGRTSLAYDMWGDAVSLANRVQSVAGTAGIFVSQRVRDRLQDTVTFEAAGTVETREGPQAVWRVVAGPTS, encoded by the coding sequence ATGACCGCAGCTGTGGACGCACCATCCGGATCCTCGCCCGACGCCACCGCGCCGACCGACCCGCCGGGGCCGCCGATCCCGCCGGCGCCGTCCTCCGCGGCCCGCAGCCGTGGACTCGGTCGTGGTCGGTTCGGTCGCCCGGGCTTCAGCATCCAGTCGAAGCTGCTCGTCATGCTGTTGATCGTCAGCGTCGGCGCATCGGTCGTCACCGGGATCGTCGGCTATCTGTCCGGCAGCGACTCGCTCCGGCAGGCGTCGTTCGAGCGGCTCACCGAGGTCCGGGAGTCCCGCGCCCGCGAGATCACCAACTACTACGAGCAGACGCGCGACTCGCTCGTCGTCTACACCCGTGGCACCACGGTGGTGGATGCCATGAACGGCTTCCACGACGCCTTCCACGAACTGGAGGAGCAGCCTGAGGACCCGGCGCGCTCAGCCTCGGTGACGTCGTTCTACGAGGACACCTTCGCACCGGAGCTCGCCGAGCGAACCGGGGACGAAGCCGACCCGTCGGCGTTCATCCCGACGAATCCGGCCGAGACCTACCTGCAGTCGGTCTACACGCCTGAGGACCTCGACTACGACACCGCCATCACCGTCGACGACGCGGGCGACGGCAGCGCCTGGTCGGCCGTCCACGCCCGATACCACGACTACTTCCGCGAGATCATCGACCGCTTCGGCTACGAGGACGCGCTGCTCATCGACGACGAGGGCGACGTCGTCTACAGCGCGTACAAGGGGCCGGACCTCGGCACGAACGTGCTCACCGGGCCCTACCGCGGCGGCGTCCTCGAGGACGGCTTCACCGCTGCGCTCCGGTCGAACGCGATCGACTACGTCGGCATCACGGACTTCGAGCGGTACCAGCCGTCACTCAACGTCCCGACGCAGTGGATCTTCTCCCCGGTCGGCGAGAACGGGCGGATCGACGGGGTGATGGCGCTGCAGGTCCCCATCGAGGCGATCAACGACATCATGACCGGGTCCGGTGAATGGGAACAGGACGGCCTGGGCCAGACCGGCGAGACCTACCTCGCCGGCCCCGACCAGCTCATGCGCTCGACCTCACGCCTGCTGATCGAGGACCCGGAAGCCTACGAACGCACCGCGATCGCCGCCGGGACACCGCCCGAGACGGCAGCCCGTGCGGTCGCCGTCGCGGGGACCATCCAGATCCAACCGACTCGCACCGTCTCGGTCGAGCGGGCCCTCGCCGGGGAGACGGGCACGACGATCGGGCGCGGCTATCTCGGCGAGGAGAACCTCACCGCATACACACCGGTCGACATCGACGGGCTCCAGTGGGTGCTCGTCGCCCGGATCGACTCCGCCGAGGCCTTCGCCCCGGTCACCGACTTCACCCGGAACCTCATCATCTCGGTGCTCGCGATCATCGTCGTCGTGTCGCTCCTCTCGCTCCTGCTCGCCCAGGTGTTCGCCCGCCCGGTGCGATCGCTCGTCGGTGCGGTCCGGCGCGTGGCCGGCGGTGACTACAGCGTCGAGGTGCCGAACACGAGGCGTGACGAATTCGGCGACCTGGGTGCGGCGTTCAACGACATGAGCCGGAGCCTCCGGGTGAAGCAGGAGCTCATCGACGAGCAGCGTGCGGAGAACGAGCGGCTGCTGTTGACCCTGATGCCCGCGACCGTCGCGAAGCGGTACAAGGAGGGGGAGGAGACCATCTCCGAGGTCCACCAGGACGTGTCGGTCATCTTCGCCGACCTCGTCGGGTTCGACGACCTCACGAGGGGGCTCGACTCCGAACGGGAGCTCTCCCTCCTGAACGGTCTCGTCCGCAGCTTCGACGAAGCCGCCGAACGCCTCGGTATCGAGCAGGTGCGGACGCTGCGGGAGGGGTACCTGGCGAGCTGCGGATTGATCGTCCCGCGCGTCGACAACGTCCGGCGCACCCTCGACTTCGCGCTGGAGATGCGCACGATCGTCGAACGGTTCAACGCGCAGCACCAGGCGAACCTGACCCTGCGGGTCGGCGTCGACGCCGGCGTGGTGACGAGCGGGCTCGTCGGTCGGACGAGTCTCGCCTACGACATGTGGGGCGACGCGGTGAGTCTCGCCAACCGGGTGCAGTCCGTGGCCGGGACGGCGGGCATCTTCGTCAGTCAGCGCGTCAGGGACCGGCTGCAGGACACCGTGACGTTCGAGGCCGCCGGCACGGTCGAGACGCGCGAGGGTCCGCAGGCCGTCTGGCGGGTCGTCGCAGGGCCGACGTCGTGA
- a CDS encoding mechanosensitive ion channel domain-containing protein, protein MTEVWQEPWFPWAVGLAVGVPVLLIVLTEVLGALSRRGSAAAKPVRLLRNFVVPVGAVFALVVFATARADDITWVRIVGTLLGFLLILLILSAFNVALFTNAEEGSWRDRIPSIFVDLARLALILIGLAILFSWVWGADIGGLVTALGVTSIVIGLALQNAVGGVISGLLLLFEQPFRLGDWLDTGSVRGRVVEVNWRAVHLDTGNGIQIVPNSSLAGASFTNLSQPVGAFTASVEVTFATDDPPDEVLRLLREVASALPMLEPSDEVSAAYLGAARFTVTLPVSGPSTADEAVARFRAWLWYAARRRGLALDGDGTDPIATPERLGAALGTLAPTLHAREEDLDQLAGSCTLERYGPGETVQAAGAVPDAIRFLIEGGVHLAVPTKDGLITFQRLGTGDVIGQTALTREVAMAAAIADGTALVLRMPLSTIDRLVRTRPRLAQEIGASIDHKHRQAQAALAEAGIVRGTIGR, encoded by the coding sequence GTGACCGAGGTGTGGCAGGAACCGTGGTTCCCGTGGGCCGTCGGGCTCGCGGTCGGCGTCCCCGTGCTGCTGATCGTCCTCACCGAGGTGCTCGGGGCGCTCAGCCGTCGCGGGAGTGCCGCGGCGAAACCGGTCCGCCTCCTGCGCAACTTCGTCGTCCCGGTCGGCGCGGTCTTCGCCCTGGTGGTGTTCGCGACGGCGCGGGCGGACGACATCACCTGGGTGCGTATCGTCGGGACGCTCCTCGGCTTCCTGCTGATCCTGCTCATCCTGTCGGCGTTCAACGTCGCCCTGTTCACGAACGCCGAGGAGGGATCCTGGCGCGATCGGATCCCGTCCATCTTCGTCGACCTCGCCAGACTGGCCCTCATCCTCATCGGCCTGGCGATCCTGTTCTCCTGGGTGTGGGGAGCCGACATCGGCGGGCTCGTCACCGCGCTGGGCGTCACCTCGATCGTCATCGGCCTCGCCCTCCAGAACGCCGTCGGCGGGGTCATCTCCGGGCTGCTCCTCCTGTTCGAGCAGCCGTTCCGCCTCGGTGACTGGCTCGACACGGGCAGTGTCCGTGGCCGGGTGGTCGAGGTGAACTGGCGCGCCGTGCACCTCGACACCGGCAACGGCATCCAGATCGTGCCGAACTCCTCGCTCGCGGGGGCCTCGTTCACGAACCTCAGCCAGCCCGTCGGCGCGTTCACGGCGAGTGTCGAGGTGACCTTCGCAACCGACGACCCGCCCGACGAGGTGCTGCGGTTGCTCCGGGAGGTCGCATCGGCACTCCCGATGCTCGAACCGTCGGACGAGGTGTCCGCCGCCTACCTCGGCGCAGCACGGTTCACGGTGACGCTGCCGGTGTCCGGCCCGTCCACCGCCGACGAGGCCGTCGCCCGCTTCCGCGCCTGGCTCTGGTACGCGGCCAGACGCCGCGGCCTCGCGCTCGACGGCGACGGCACCGACCCGATCGCGACCCCGGAACGACTGGGTGCGGCGCTCGGCACCCTCGCCCCCACCCTCCACGCACGCGAGGAGGACCTGGACCAGCTCGCCGGGAGCTGCACGCTCGAGCGGTACGGGCCGGGGGAGACCGTCCAGGCCGCCGGGGCCGTCCCGGACGCCATCCGCTTCCTCATCGAGGGTGGCGTGCACCTCGCGGTCCCGACGAAGGACGGGCTCATCACCTTCCAGCGTCTCGGCACGGGCGACGTCATCGGCCAGACGGCCCTGACCCGGGAGGTCGCCATGGCCGCCGCGATCGCCGACGGGACCGCGCTCGTCCTCAGGATGCCCCTGTCCACCATCGACCGGCTCGTCCGCACCCGACCCCGGCTCGCCCAGGAGATCGGCGCCTCGATCGACCACAAGCACCGGCAGGCGCAGGCGGCGCTCGCCGAAGCCGGGATCGTCC
- a CDS encoding ABC transporter ATP-binding protein, whose product MHGGRGGPRGGAPGGGGPRAGSRVSGGDTEAQKALNAEAPRIPDLGKRIVALFVPFRAKIILTMVLVVVGAALAVLPPLLVKQAFDVGLFPTDGGAPNLVALAEIVGVMIALFIIAALLGVWQTYLTATVGNSVMGALRIKLFSQLQAMELSFFTRTKTGIIQSRLQNDVGGVANVLTNTVSSVLGNTVTVISALVAMLILNWQLTIVALILMPILVVAQRRVGQVRARIATKTQESLSEMTAITQEALSVSGVLLAKSFNRQDTEVERYSAENRTQIRLQVSQAMSGQWFFAMVNIFLSSIPAIVYLVAGYLITGGVTDVTAGSIVAFTTIQARLLFPLMGVMRVALDLQTSGALFARIFEYLDLKPSIADRPGAAPLPDTAPAIRFDDVTFRYADAQDDSTPTLDGVSFTIEPGQFAAFVGPSGAGKTTISYLIPRFQEVSGGRVTVAGADVRDVTQASLVSRIGIVSQETYLFHATIAENLRYAKPDATAEELEAACRAANIHEAIMRFEDGYDTLVGERGYRLSGGEKQRIAIARVLLKDPEVLILDEATSALDTISERVVQIALDDATRGRTTVSIAHRLSTIVHADVIFVLDRGRIVEQGTHQELLAAGGVYATLYAQQAVTA is encoded by the coding sequence ATGCACGGGGGACGGGGCGGACCACGCGGTGGTGCCCCCGGGGGTGGCGGGCCCCGCGCCGGCAGCCGCGTGAGCGGCGGCGACACCGAGGCGCAGAAGGCGCTCAACGCGGAGGCTCCGAGGATCCCCGACCTCGGGAAGCGCATCGTCGCCCTGTTCGTCCCGTTCCGCGCGAAGATCATCCTCACGATGGTGCTCGTCGTCGTCGGCGCCGCCCTCGCGGTGCTGCCCCCGCTCCTCGTGAAGCAGGCGTTCGACGTCGGGCTGTTCCCCACCGACGGTGGCGCCCCGAACCTCGTCGCCCTCGCGGAGATCGTCGGGGTCATGATCGCCCTGTTCATCATCGCGGCCCTCCTCGGCGTCTGGCAGACCTACCTCACCGCCACCGTCGGCAACAGCGTCATGGGCGCCCTGCGCATCAAACTGTTCTCGCAACTCCAGGCGATGGAGCTGAGCTTCTTCACCCGCACGAAGACGGGCATCATCCAGTCGCGGCTGCAGAACGACGTCGGTGGCGTCGCGAACGTCCTCACCAACACGGTGTCGAGTGTGCTCGGCAACACCGTCACCGTCATCTCCGCCCTCGTCGCCATGCTCATCCTCAACTGGCAGCTGACGATCGTGGCGCTCATCCTCATGCCGATCCTCGTGGTCGCCCAGCGTCGGGTCGGCCAGGTGCGTGCGCGCATCGCGACGAAGACGCAGGAGTCCCTGTCGGAGATGACGGCGATCACCCAGGAGGCGCTGAGCGTCTCCGGGGTCCTGCTCGCGAAGAGTTTCAACCGCCAGGACACCGAGGTCGAACGCTACAGCGCCGAGAACCGCACCCAGATCCGCCTCCAGGTGAGCCAGGCGATGAGCGGCCAGTGGTTCTTCGCGATGGTCAACATCTTCCTGTCGTCGATCCCGGCGATCGTCTACCTCGTCGCCGGCTACCTCATCACCGGGGGCGTGACCGACGTCACCGCGGGCTCCATCGTCGCGTTCACGACGATCCAGGCGCGCCTCCTGTTCCCGCTCATGGGCGTCATGCGCGTCGCCCTCGACCTGCAGACCTCCGGCGCCCTGTTCGCGCGCATCTTCGAGTACCTCGACCTCAAACCGTCGATCGCCGACCGCCCAGGGGCCGCGCCGCTTCCGGACACCGCCCCCGCGATCCGCTTCGACGACGTCACCTTCCGGTACGCGGACGCACAGGACGACTCCACCCCGACGCTCGACGGCGTCTCGTTCACGATCGAACCCGGACAGTTCGCGGCGTTCGTCGGGCCGTCGGGTGCCGGGAAGACCACCATCTCCTACCTGATCCCGCGGTTCCAGGAGGTCTCCGGCGGCCGGGTCACCGTCGCCGGGGCCGACGTCCGCGACGTCACCCAGGCCTCGCTCGTGTCACGCATCGGGATCGTCAGCCAGGAGACCTACCTCTTCCACGCGACGATCGCGGAGAACCTCCGGTACGCGAAGCCCGACGCGACCGCCGAGGAGCTCGAGGCGGCCTGCCGGGCGGCGAACATCCACGAGGCGATCATGCGCTTCGAGGACGGCTACGACACGCTCGTCGGTGAACGCGGGTATCGCCTGTCGGGCGGCGAGAAGCAGCGCATCGCCATCGCGCGCGTGCTACTGAAGGATCCTGAGGTGCTCATCCTCGACGAGGCGACGAGCGCCCTCGACACGATCTCGGAGCGGGTGGTGCAGATCGCCCTCGACGACGCGACCCGTGGACGCACGACCGTCTCCATCGCCCACCGCCTGTCCACGATCGTGCACGCCGACGTCATCTTCGTCCTCGACCGCGGCCGCATCGTCGAGCAGGGCACGCACCAGGAGCTCCTCGCGGCCGGTGGCGTGTACGCGACCCTCTACGCGCAGCAGGCCGTCACCGCCTGA